In Pedobacter sp. SL55, the following proteins share a genomic window:
- a CDS encoding SusC/RagA family TonB-linked outer membrane protein yields the protein MSVFIKPLRVFACCTLLFYQAPMVFAQRVSDTSSKKQDTLQLVDKKFKKLIYFNTPNSLSTGSSATINGNELSSTLVASYPIALAGRLAGLTTSQNSGQPFNEGYSLRLRGQSPLIFIDGIPRSVSEIGMEEIESVTVLKDAVSLAMLGVRGASGAISIVTKKGISSGQKISFTSQFGIQQPIQNLISKPLDAFNYATLYNEALANDGLSVANNGFSQTAINAYQTGSDPLRYPNVNWADEVLRKSAAVARYNLNTSGGNEFVRFFVNLEHFRQDGLLKTRDDINTKYSTNANFLGYFIRSNVDVNLTDKLSAGLYVQGRILTDNSPGNSGTESIFNSLKATPNSAYPIFNANGTYGGSSQFQNNIVAQSVSAGYSSTNTRTVLSDFYLKYNLDDLTKGLWAKARASFFSNLAENYIRNKSFAVFEQIGGFGTDAPVYRQYNNNTDQANGNNIAFQNRSDFQEISFGYQRDFGLHGVDAVVLANRDNLINGSNLPYTIQGISGHVSYNYNKKYLAEVSFSQSGANRYPDNGGFKYGFFPALGLGWNIHQEDFLKANSWLSELKLYASYGKVGRDNGAYYTYQQVYNASPGAIFGSSAGGATTVGESYLANPAVTWEYAKMLNIGVDASFLNDRLGLNVEYYKNNYADLSIVRGMNSSLLGISYPSENIGKQDYYGWETQLSWTERKKGWGYFARLNASLQNSKLIYSAEANQRYSWMQRTGHPSRAKLRLHRGRTVP from the coding sequence ATGTCAGTTTTTATTAAACCGCTGAGGGTATTTGCGTGTTGTACATTGCTGTTTTATCAAGCGCCAATGGTATTCGCCCAGCGAGTTTCAGATACGTCCAGTAAAAAGCAAGATACCTTGCAGCTTGTAGATAAGAAATTTAAAAAACTTATCTATTTCAATACGCCCAATAGCCTCTCTACGGGTTCTTCGGCAACTATCAATGGTAACGAACTTAGCAGCACCTTGGTGGCCTCTTACCCCATTGCCTTAGCCGGAAGATTAGCCGGTTTAACCACCAGTCAAAATAGCGGGCAACCTTTTAACGAAGGATACTCACTAAGGTTGCGTGGCCAAAGCCCGCTTATTTTTATAGATGGTATTCCGCGTTCTGTTTCAGAAATTGGAATGGAGGAAATTGAATCGGTTACGGTACTAAAAGATGCAGTTTCTTTAGCCATGCTGGGTGTAAGAGGAGCAAGCGGGGCAATCTCTATTGTCACAAAAAAAGGAATTTCAAGTGGCCAAAAAATAAGCTTTACTAGTCAGTTTGGTATTCAGCAGCCTATCCAAAATTTAATTTCTAAACCACTAGATGCCTTTAATTATGCAACTTTATATAATGAGGCATTAGCTAACGATGGCCTTTCGGTTGCCAATAACGGTTTTAGCCAAACAGCCATCAACGCTTACCAAACCGGTAGCGATCCTTTGCGTTACCCTAATGTAAACTGGGCTGATGAAGTATTAAGGAAATCGGCTGCGGTAGCCAGATACAACTTAAATACCAGTGGAGGCAACGAGTTTGTACGCTTTTTTGTCAATTTAGAACATTTTAGGCAAGATGGTCTCTTAAAAACGAGAGACGATATCAATACAAAATATTCTACCAATGCTAATTTTCTGGGCTATTTTATTCGCTCTAATGTAGATGTTAATTTAACGGATAAATTGAGTGCAGGTCTTTACGTTCAGGGACGGATTTTGACCGATAACAGTCCGGGCAACTCTGGAACCGAGAGTATTTTTAACTCCCTAAAAGCAACACCAAATAGCGCTTATCCTATTTTTAATGCCAACGGCACTTACGGCGGCTCATCGCAATTTCAAAATAACATTGTTGCCCAAAGCGTTAGTGCGGGGTATTCATCAACCAATACCAGAACCGTTTTATCAGATTTTTACTTAAAATATAATTTAGACGATTTAACCAAAGGCTTATGGGCAAAAGCTAGAGCATCTTTTTTCAGTAATTTGGCAGAAAACTACATCAGGAATAAATCTTTTGCGGTATTTGAGCAAATCGGTGGATTTGGTACTGATGCACCTGTTTATCGTCAATATAATAACAATACCGATCAGGCCAATGGCAATAACATAGCTTTCCAAAACAGATCCGATTTTCAGGAAATATCTTTTGGCTACCAACGTGATTTTGGCTTACATGGTGTTGATGCGGTGGTGTTGGCCAACAGAGATAATTTAATTAATGGATCTAATTTGCCTTACACCATCCAGGGTATTTCTGGTCACGTATCGTACAATTACAATAAAAAATATCTAGCCGAGGTATCGTTTTCGCAAAGTGGTGCCAATCGATATCCCGATAATGGAGGTTTTAAATATGGCTTTTTCCCAGCTTTAGGCTTAGGTTGGAACATCCATCAAGAAGATTTTTTAAAAGCAAACAGTTGGCTTAGTGAGTTAAAACTATATGCTTCTTATGGTAAAGTTGGCAGAGACAATGGTGCTTACTATACTTATCAGCAAGTGTACAATGCTTCGCCTGGTGCCATTTTTGGGAGCAGCGCTGGTGGTGCAACCACCGTTGGCGAGTCGTATTTGGCTAACCCTGCTGTTACCTGGGAATATGCAAAGATGTTGAATATAGGTGTTGATGCCAGTTTCCTAAACGATAGGCTAGGTTTAAATGTAGAATATTATAAAAACAATTACGCCGATTTGAGTATCGTAAGAGGGATGAATAGCTCGCTATTGGGCATTTCTTACCCTAGCGAAAACATCGGAAAGCAAGACTACTATGGCTGGGAAACCCAGTTAAGTTGGACCGAACGTAAGAAAGGCTGGGGCTATTTTGCAAGATTGAACGCTAGTTTACAGAACAGTAAACTCATTTATAGCGCAGAAGCCAATCAAAGGTATAGCTGGATGCAGCGTACAGGCCATCCGAGTAGGGCAAAGCTACGGTTACATCGCGGAAGGACTGTTCCGTAG
- a CDS encoding RagB/SusD family nutrient uptake outer membrane protein has product MKRVLYFLIIVSVLAQSCRKFENEPEERVLETDVFDPTDQMGVQSTAYLLGIYSFLPSGFNRIEGDFLDAATDDAVPSSERSNIMLFTNGQLNATNYPDNNWANSYTIIRRSNVFLKNIGVVPIPDATKKRQVAEARFLRAFAYFELLKRYGGIPLVGDQVFDLNSDLNLPRNTFAECVDYIAAECDAVTPDLPNGSAVAATEFGRIPSEAAMALKCRLYLYAASPLFNGGGFETNAQLKALTGYPINDPSRWQRVITAAEALIAKGYYKLPTATGTAAYTAVFTTKINTDIIWSKQSSNSTVIENANAPVGYVAPTTSNGRNSPTQNFVNAFSNANGTPYTGTTTAASQYEGRDPRLKAILFYNGVQWLGRAVQTYEGGLDKPNQAFKTQTKTSYYLRKFMGDFSNSTTYANQSHNFPYFRFADVLLSYAEALNEVGRVEDAVRQMNLVRARAGITAGAGNRYGVPVGILQDDLRELIKNERRIELSFEEHRFWDLRRWKMS; this is encoded by the coding sequence ATGAAAAGAGTACTTTATTTTTTAATCATCGTATCGGTGCTAGCCCAATCTTGCAGAAAGTTCGAAAACGAACCAGAAGAAAGGGTGCTAGAAACAGATGTGTTTGATCCTACAGATCAAATGGGTGTACAATCTACTGCTTATTTACTGGGCATTTATTCATTCTTGCCCAGCGGATTTAACCGTATTGAAGGCGATTTTTTAGATGCGGCTACAGATGATGCCGTGCCTTCTTCAGAGCGTTCCAATATCATGTTGTTTACCAATGGACAGCTTAACGCTACCAACTATCCAGATAACAACTGGGCAAACAGTTACACCATCATCAGAAGAAGCAATGTTTTTCTGAAGAATATTGGCGTAGTTCCTATTCCTGATGCAACTAAAAAGAGACAAGTGGCCGAAGCTCGTTTTCTACGTGCTTTTGCCTACTTCGAGTTGTTGAAACGTTATGGAGGCATACCACTGGTTGGCGATCAGGTATTTGATTTAAACAGTGATTTGAACTTGCCTCGTAATACTTTCGCAGAATGTGTAGATTACATTGCTGCAGAATGCGATGCTGTTACGCCAGATTTGCCCAACGGATCTGCTGTTGCCGCTACAGAATTTGGCAGAATACCATCTGAAGCCGCAATGGCTTTAAAATGTAGATTGTACCTTTATGCGGCCAGCCCGTTGTTTAACGGTGGCGGTTTCGAAACCAATGCACAATTAAAAGCATTAACAGGTTACCCTATCAATGATCCAAGCAGATGGCAACGGGTAATTACCGCTGCCGAAGCATTAATTGCGAAAGGCTACTATAAATTACCAACCGCAACCGGAACAGCCGCCTACACAGCTGTGTTTACCACTAAAATCAATACCGATATCATTTGGTCTAAGCAATCGTCAAATTCTACGGTAATTGAGAATGCAAACGCACCCGTGGGTTATGTCGCGCCAACTACCAGCAATGGCAGAAACAGCCCAACCCAAAATTTTGTGAATGCCTTTAGCAATGCCAATGGTACACCTTATACAGGTACTACAACGGCTGCTTCGCAATACGAAGGCCGCGATCCAAGGTTAAAAGCCATTCTTTTTTACAATGGCGTGCAATGGTTGGGCAGGGCAGTGCAAACTTACGAAGGCGGTTTGGATAAACCCAATCAGGCTTTTAAAACACAAACCAAAACTTCTTATTATTTGAGAAAGTTCATGGGCGATTTTTCTAACTCCACCACCTATGCTAACCAAAGTCATAACTTCCCATATTTCCGCTTTGCGGATGTGTTGTTAAGCTATGCAGAAGCATTGAATGAGGTTGGAAGGGTAGAAGATGCCGTAAGACAAATGAATTTGGTGCGTGCCAGAGCAGGTATTACCGCAGGGGCTGGTAACAGATATGGCGTTCCTGTAGGTATACTTCAAGATGACCTTAGAGAGTTAATCAAAAATGAAAGACGTATTGAATTGAGTTTCGAGGAGCATCGTTTCTGGGATTTGCGCAGATGGAAAATGAGCTGA
- a CDS encoding RagB/SusD family nutrient uptake outer membrane protein: MATTLQGLTITQNDPLYVLKNVNTMIFQPKYYHMPIPYSEIIRNNKLVQNEGYY; encoded by the coding sequence TTGGCAACTACCTTACAAGGGTTAACCATTACTCAAAATGATCCATTGTATGTACTCAAGAATGTGAACACGATGATATTTCAGCCTAAATATTATCACATGCCCATTCCTTATTCAGAAATAATTAGAAATAACAAGTTGGTTCAAAACGAAGGTTATTACTAA
- a CDS encoding carboxypeptidase-like regulatory domain-containing protein, producing the protein MKKITYLCCICMLLLSIKANAQKRQISGVVSDQSGGVPGATVVEKGNPSNGTTTNQEGKFTLNVNSNVLVVRLIGYTSKEINIDGKTNITVSLQEDKTTLDDVVVVGYGTQKKKTLTGAVASIGGDEIRQSPSPSLQNTLAGRITGFASQQTSGQPGADGARFYIRG; encoded by the coding sequence ATGAAAAAAATAACATATCTATGCTGCATTTGTATGCTACTGTTGAGCATAAAAGCCAACGCACAGAAAAGGCAGATTAGTGGTGTGGTAAGCGATCAATCGGGGGGGGTGCCTGGGGCAACAGTGGTCGAGAAAGGAAATCCATCTAACGGTACCACCACTAATCAAGAAGGGAAATTTACGCTCAATGTGAACAGTAATGTTCTTGTGGTACGATTGATTGGCTACACTAGCAAAGAAATTAATATCGATGGAAAAACAAATATCACAGTATCGCTACAAGAAGATAAAACAACTTTAGATGATGTAGTGGTAGTAGGCTATGGCACACAGAAGAAAAAAACGTTAACGGGTGCTGTAGCGAGCATTGGTGGAGATGAAATTAGACAAAGTCCATCGCCTAGTTTGCAGAATACATTAGCCGGACGTATCACTGGTTTTGCTTCGCAACAAACTAGTGGCCAGCCAGGTGCCGATGGAGCTCGGTTTTACATTCGGGGGTGA
- a CDS encoding SusC/RagA family TonB-linked outer membrane protein, translating to MSSYVSGSSNNPLILVDDIEFTYDQFSQLSANEVESVSILKDAATTSIYGIKGANGVILVTTTRGKVGKPRITALFEYGLSQLTRTPKALGSYEAASLINEAQVNTNNLNPNPSFVRTFSDADLELYRTGEDPYGHPNNDWSDILLKQFAPQAKANFNVNGGTEKAKYFVSIGYLDQGGQLKDFSADLNSRFYYKRYNYRSNIDLKVTKTLDVKFDLFGNVDETNSNNATANNTIFSDLGRLGETAPFNYPVYNPNGTLGYSVWQRTASGRNNNNIVGRLMYNGYYRYFNNNINLSTSANQKLDFITPGLSLKGVLAYRNLYFYSRSLSRPVTGTGFISYVYDPVTDSYSFGQRDNIFRISTPGLSYSPGSTASALTMQAMLNYNRSFGSHNVSGLVLYNTSDKRYQNSSNGGLYNFIPEIFSGITARFGYDYKQKYLIEFSGAYNGSDRFAKGKKLGFFPAVSVGWNLAEESFVKDNLNFIDQFKLRGSYGLVGADNTGGVYAYLQNWATGSGSGLFGLATNNGFGTVTEGTLANDEVTWEKDKKLDIGLDMAFFKNKLSAKLDYFNNNRYDIITNRGTISAVFGQNLPLVNIGRTNNRGFEAEISFRDDISKNWNYSIQGTYSLAKNKITFRDEAVTLYPYQRETGMPIGSVLKYKWTGEFYTAADIANPAVPKPTIGGRPGDLKYMDLNGDGAIDANDRSFFGNTNLPNTIAGVTLGAGYKNFRLTVLFQAALNFVASAQGAVIHHNASNQLPIHQKHWTPELGNNAKYPQLYTTALSQSPRDFYSDFWAIPGDYVRLKTAELSYTAGPKLLSKLGVKGLRLYTNGYNLLTFTKLDRLYNLDPEILESAGDLPYPPTRIMNMGLNVTF from the coding sequence GTGAGTTCTTACGTATCAGGTTCGAGCAATAACCCTTTAATTTTGGTAGACGATATTGAGTTCACTTACGATCAGTTCTCTCAATTGAGTGCAAATGAGGTAGAGTCGGTAAGTATTTTGAAAGATGCCGCAACAACCTCTATTTATGGTATTAAAGGCGCAAATGGGGTGATTTTGGTAACTACAACTCGTGGAAAAGTTGGCAAGCCACGAATTACCGCATTGTTTGAGTATGGGTTAAGTCAGCTTACCAGAACCCCAAAAGCTTTGGGCTCTTACGAAGCCGCTTCATTAATTAACGAGGCGCAAGTGAATACCAACAACTTAAACCCAAACCCGAGTTTTGTACGTACCTTTTCTGATGCCGACTTAGAATTGTACAGAACAGGCGAAGACCCTTACGGACATCCAAATAACGATTGGTCTGATATCTTATTAAAACAATTCGCACCACAGGCTAAAGCTAATTTTAACGTAAATGGTGGTACAGAAAAAGCAAAGTATTTTGTTTCTATTGGTTACTTAGACCAAGGTGGCCAACTTAAAGATTTTAGTGCCGATTTAAACAGCAGATTTTACTATAAAAGATACAACTATCGTTCTAACATCGATTTGAAAGTAACTAAAACACTCGATGTAAAATTTGATTTGTTCGGAAATGTGGATGAAACAAACTCCAATAACGCTACGGCCAATAATACTATTTTTAGCGATTTGGGTCGTTTGGGCGAAACAGCGCCGTTTAACTATCCGGTTTATAATCCAAACGGAACTTTAGGGTATAGCGTTTGGCAAAGAACCGCATCTGGAAGAAATAACAACAACATTGTTGGCCGTTTAATGTACAATGGTTATTACCGATATTTCAATAATAACATCAACCTATCTACCTCAGCTAACCAAAAACTAGATTTTATCACTCCGGGACTTTCGCTAAAAGGTGTATTGGCTTACCGTAATCTATATTTTTACAGTCGCTCTCTTTCTAGGCCAGTAACCGGAACTGGTTTTATTTCTTACGTATATGACCCGGTAACTGATTCGTACAGCTTTGGTCAGCGTGACAATATCTTTAGAATTAGTACGCCCGGCTTAAGTTACAGTCCTGGTAGTACAGCAAGTGCGCTTACCATGCAAGCCATGTTAAATTATAACAGAAGTTTTGGAAGCCACAATGTTTCTGGTTTGGTTTTATATAATACAAGTGACAAGAGGTATCAAAACTCGAGTAATGGAGGTTTGTATAACTTTATTCCAGAGATATTTAGCGGTATTACAGCTAGGTTTGGTTATGATTATAAGCAGAAGTATTTAATAGAATTTAGTGGTGCATATAATGGTTCAGATCGTTTTGCAAAAGGTAAAAAATTAGGTTTTTTTCCAGCGGTATCTGTAGGTTGGAACCTTGCCGAAGAAAGCTTTGTTAAGGATAACCTGAATTTCATCGACCAATTTAAACTAAGAGGATCTTATGGCTTGGTTGGAGCAGATAATACAGGAGGCGTATACGCATACCTTCAAAATTGGGCAACAGGATCGGGAAGTGGTTTGTTTGGTTTGGCCACCAATAATGGTTTCGGAACGGTAACCGAGGGCACTTTAGCCAATGATGAGGTAACTTGGGAAAAAGATAAAAAGTTAGATATAGGTTTAGATATGGCTTTCTTTAAAAATAAGCTATCTGCTAAATTAGATTATTTCAATAACAATAGATACGACATCATTACCAATCGCGGAACCATTTCTGCCGTATTCGGACAAAATTTGCCACTGGTAAACATTGGTAGAACAAACAACCGTGGTTTCGAAGCAGAAATTAGTTTTAGAGACGATATCTCTAAAAATTGGAATTACTCTATACAAGGAACCTATTCATTAGCTAAAAATAAAATTACTTTTAGAGATGAGGCTGTTACGTTATATCCTTACCAAAGGGAAACCGGAATGCCTATTGGCTCGGTATTAAAGTACAAATGGACAGGCGAATTTTACACTGCGGCAGACATTGCTAATCCAGCAGTTCCAAAACCAACTATTGGCGGCCGACCAGGCGATCTTAAATACATGGATTTGAATGGCGACGGTGCGATAGACGCCAACGATAGGTCGTTTTTCGGTAATACCAATTTGCCAAATACAATAGCAGGTGTTACGCTGGGGGCTGGTTATAAAAACTTTAGGCTAACGGTTTTATTCCAAGCGGCTTTAAATTTTGTAGCTAGTGCACAAGGTGCGGTAATTCACCACAATGCTAGTAATCAATTGCCTATACACCAAAAACATTGGACCCCAGAGTTAGGCAACAATGCAAAATATCCGCAGTTGTACACTACCGCTTTAAGTCAAAGTCCAAGAGATTTTTACTCAGATTTTTGGGCCATTCCTGGCGATTATGTGCGCCTTAAAACTGCAGAACTAAGCTATACCGCAGGTCCTAAACTGTTATCTAAACTAGGTGTAAAAGGTTTGCGTTTATACACCAATGGCTACAATTTACTAACCTTTACCAAACTAGATAGGCTATACAATTTAGATCCAGAGATATTGGAGTCTGCTGGCGATTTGCCTTATCCACCAACAAGAATAATGAACATGGGTTTAAACGTTACCTTTTAA
- a CDS encoding RagB/SusD family nutrient uptake outer membrane protein, with translation MKKILITTLLPLVFFACKKTGGLEDKTTGLTEEAVFTDSVQTTNFLNRIYVDAGYTFGPSRFNSAGGSGNTELATDNAEGNNNLSVWGNAYAQGTIGPSNVLTGFATDKDFWNTPYKNIRRVNLLLEKIGGAPFHESTKRRMRAEARFLRAFYYHHMVIAFGGVPLIGDKVFGINDIINIPRGTYAECVSYMVSELDAAAADLANVTYKDIDFGRATRGACLALKSRVLLYAASPLFNGGGISKSAVVGYPTFSVSRWQQAADAAEAVIGLGLYSLHVDNTTRPGNGFYEVFLKRINSEYIFQYNRPAQKEFEAYYLPPTRTGASIMKPTQSLVEAFPMRDGKTIAESATYNPNDPYVNRDPRFTYSIIHNGLSYINNSAVKTIVYTYTNTGSTIANTTADAYTPSNNFTGYFSRKMCDENISNALAATTERAWPLIRYAEILLNYAEAINETGQPEKAVEKLVILRERAGILPGADGRYGIKANITTDELRPLIQNERRIELAFEDHRFNDIRRWKIASTVLKGFNSIDIITRTGTNSFVHTISRAPRPLNFRDAMYLLPIPLSEIQKMPLMEQNPEY, from the coding sequence ATGAAAAAGATATTAATTACAACATTGCTTCCATTGGTGTTTTTTGCTTGCAAAAAAACTGGAGGTTTAGAAGATAAAACTACAGGATTAACCGAAGAGGCGGTATTTACAGATAGCGTTCAAACAACAAATTTCTTGAATAGAATTTATGTAGATGCTGGTTATACTTTTGGCCCATCGCGTTTTAACTCTGCAGGAGGCTCTGGAAATACCGAATTGGCAACCGATAATGCCGAAGGAAACAACAACCTTTCGGTGTGGGGCAATGCTTATGCACAAGGAACCATTGGCCCATCAAATGTGTTAACCGGTTTTGCTACCGATAAAGATTTCTGGAACACGCCTTACAAAAACATCCGTAGGGTTAACCTTTTGCTAGAGAAAATTGGTGGCGCACCTTTCCACGAATCAACCAAAAGAAGAATGCGTGCCGAAGCTAGGTTTTTACGGGCGTTTTATTACCACCACATGGTCATCGCCTTTGGCGGGGTACCCTTAATTGGCGATAAGGTTTTTGGCATCAACGATATCATTAACATACCAAGAGGTACTTATGCCGAGTGTGTCAGTTATATGGTGTCAGAATTAGATGCAGCAGCGGCTGATTTAGCAAATGTTACTTACAAAGATATCGACTTTGGTAGGGCTACCAGAGGCGCTTGCCTAGCCTTAAAATCTAGGGTGTTGTTGTATGCTGCTAGTCCACTTTTTAACGGTGGCGGTATTAGCAAAAGCGCTGTAGTTGGCTATCCAACTTTTAGCGTAAGCAGATGGCAACAAGCTGCCGATGCAGCAGAAGCAGTGATTGGTTTAGGGCTTTATAGTTTGCACGTAGATAACACCACAAGACCTGGGAATGGTTTTTACGAGGTGTTTTTAAAACGGATAAACAGCGAATATATCTTCCAATATAACCGCCCGGCTCAGAAAGAATTTGAAGCTTACTACCTGCCACCTACACGTACTGGAGCCTCTATCATGAAACCTACTCAAAGTTTGGTAGAGGCTTTTCCCATGAGGGATGGAAAAACGATTGCCGAAAGCGCTACCTATAACCCCAATGATCCTTACGTAAACAGAGATCCTCGCTTCACTTATTCTATTATTCATAACGGACTGTCTTACATCAATAACAGTGCGGTAAAAACCATTGTTTACACTTACACCAATACGGGTTCTACCATTGCCAATACCACTGCAGATGCTTATACGCCAAGTAATAATTTCACAGGTTATTTCAGTAGAAAAATGTGCGATGAGAACATTTCAAATGCATTAGCAGCTACTACTGAAAGAGCTTGGCCGTTAATTCGTTACGCCGAAATTTTATTGAACTATGCGGAAGCGATTAATGAAACTGGGCAACCAGAAAAGGCTGTAGAGAAATTGGTAATACTTAGGGAGCGTGCCGGAATATTGCCAGGTGCAGATGGTAGGTATGGCATTAAAGCAAATATTACTACTGATGAGTTGCGCCCACTTATTCAAAATGAGCGCCGTATAGAATTGGCTTTCGAAGACCACCGTTTCAATGATATCAGAAGATGGAAAATTGCCTCTACAGTACTCAAAGGTTTTAATAGTATCGACATCATTACACGCACAGGTACCAATAGTTTTGTACACACAATTTCTAGAGCACCACGCCCGTTGAATTTTAGGGATGCGATGTATTTGCTACCTATTCCTTTGTCGGAAATTCAAAAAATGCCTTTAATGGAGCAAAATCCAGAATACTAA
- a CDS encoding LacI family DNA-binding transcriptional regulator codes for MKSNQVTIVDIANELNMSKSTVSRALTGHPNVKPETRAKVYARACRKT; via the coding sequence ATGAAGAGTAATCAAGTAACCATTGTAGATATTGCCAATGAGCTGAACATGTCAAAATCTACGGTATCTAGGGCACTTACAGGCCACCCCAATGTAAAGCCCGAAACTAGGGCAAAAGTATATGCTAGAGCTTGCCGAAAAACTTGA
- a CDS encoding LacI family DNA-binding transcriptional regulator, with the protein MLELAEKLDYQRNMLSISLITNKTKTIGIVLPDFFTSFFPQVVVGAQEEAARQGYSVIVSQCNESYETEVANSKVMLANRVDGVMVSLTKETLNYDHWKAFIRRKIPVVFFNRVCEEMMVPKVVVNDYDAAFQAVEHLISIGKRRIAHLAGPAQLVVSRKRMSGYRDALIKNNIPIDEELIIEYDLNLTKVKMYMKHLLGMTNPPDAIFAVNDPTAIEAIQVIKQAGKRIPEDIAVVGFSDNYGSNFIEPSLTTVAQPVKEIGKTAMELLLGLMDKDSSEWKPLIRTLDTELIVRNSTVKQAQEE; encoded by the coding sequence ATGCTAGAGCTTGCCGAAAAACTTGATTACCAGCGTAACATGTTGTCTATTAGTTTAATTACCAATAAAACTAAAACCATTGGCATTGTGCTGCCAGATTTTTTCACTTCTTTTTTTCCGCAGGTGGTGGTTGGTGCCCAAGAAGAAGCAGCTAGGCAGGGGTATAGCGTCATCGTGTCGCAATGCAACGAAAGTTATGAAACTGAAGTAGCCAATTCAAAGGTAATGCTGGCCAATAGGGTAGATGGTGTAATGGTATCCTTAACTAAGGAAACACTAAATTATGATCATTGGAAGGCCTTTATCAGACGGAAAATCCCGGTGGTGTTCTTTAACCGGGTATGCGAAGAAATGATGGTGCCTAAAGTAGTGGTAAATGATTACGATGCCGCTTTCCAAGCCGTTGAACACCTCATTTCCATCGGCAAACGCAGAATTGCACATTTAGCAGGCCCTGCCCAACTGGTGGTAAGCCGTAAGCGCATGAGTGGTTATCGCGATGCGCTCATCAAAAATAACATCCCCATAGATGAAGAGCTAATTATAGAGTACGATTTGAACCTGACTAAGGTTAAAATGTACATGAAGCATTTGTTGGGAATGACCAATCCGCCAGATGCGATATTCGCCGTAAATGATCCCACAGCAATTGAGGCCATCCAAGTGATTAAGCAAGCTGGCAAACGCATTCCCGAAGATATCGCAGTAGTGGGTTTTAGCGATAATTACGGTTCGAACTTTATAGAACCGAGCTTAACCACTGTGGCTCAGCCAGTAAAAGAAATCGGTAAAACCGCCATGGAGCTATTGCTCGGCTTAATGGATAAAGACAGCTCGGAGTGGAAGCCCTTAATTCGCACCCTTGATACCGAGTTGATTGTTCGTAATTCCACGGTAAAGCAAGCGCAGGAGGAATAA